CGCAATTTGTTTTAAATTCACATCGCCGACAACCGAATAATGTGCGTGATCACCAGCCAACTGCGTTCTCACCGGCGTCTGCGCAATTCGTGCCGAGATAATGGCGTGAAACAAATTGAGCTTTTCAGCATCGGACATCGACAAAAAGATGTCGTGATTGGCTTCCATGGACTCCCCACCCCTAAAATACGATTTTGTGTCTTTTATTATACGTCATACTTTGTCAAGACGCAGGCATTCACCCCTGTTACAAGTACAAGTCGGGTCTAAAAACTATACCAAATTGTTATTGTTCATTTACTCGGCTTTAGAAAATAGCGGGTTTCCCTAAAGTTCAATGTTTCACTAACAAACTGTCATCATTTTTACTTTTTTTGTTATAATTGACGTAGGTAGGGGTGAATTGCTTTTAGATAAGGGGGTGTACCATGCTGTATGAACAAACTTTTTTAGATCGCGCTGATCTGCAGAAGTTCCAAATGTTCGCAGCGATCAAAGATACCAATGTGCAAACATACACGATCAATACCCTCAGTCAGCACCTAGACCTTTCCTATCAGCAAGGGTATAACATCTTGCAGGAACTTTTCCGCGACTTGACAGTTTTAACAAAACATCCAGAAAAAATGAAACGGAAACAAATCAGTCTTCTGGTCGATATCGATATTACAGTGGACGATTATCATCTGTATTTGTTGCAGCACGCTATCGCCTTCCAATTTGTCGATTACATTGTGCAAGCTAATCACCCGTCCACAGACAAGTTCTGTCGTGCCCATTATATCAGCCGTTCCACGTTGGTTCGCAAGACGTCTGCTCTCCGTAATCTTCTTAAACGGTATCAGCTTAAGTTGTCCTTTAGCGACTTAGGCTTTGCCGGTCAGGAAAGCCGCATCAGATTGTTCTTGTTCGCCTTCTATTGGATTGGCTACCACGGCGTCGATTGGCCATTCAAAGTTTTAGATGAACAAAAAATTGTTCAGGAATACACCGCCTTACCCAGTGCCAAAAAGAATCCGGTCGATATTCTTGAAGAAGTATTGTTTTGGGCCATCAGCCGCGTGCGCATAAGTGGCAACCATTTCGTTGACGGCGCGGCGCCATTTGACAAAATTTTCGATGAGTATTCACCTTTTCAATATCCGGTTTACACGAAAGAAATGTTTCCTGCTTACGACACACGGTTTATGAAAAGCGAAAACGACTTCTTCTACTTTCAGCAAAATCGCACCATTACATTTTTACCAACTGACGCCACGAGTGATGCTTTTATCCGCTACCTAAGTGACAAAAAAACCGTGACGACAGATTTCACTAAGCGACTCTTGGCTTTTTTGAATGCTCATGTTCGACCTGACAGTGATTTCGATGTTTATCACGAACACGAGCTAGTTCTGAATCTAGCTCGGATCGCGTTGAACAATGAGTTTCTGGGCGGCGATTTCATGCACATCGTGGATTACTATCAACCTGAAGGGCTGCCATACACAGAGACTAAGCTGTACCATACCTTG
This genomic window from Lacticaseibacillus paracasei subsp. paracasei contains:
- a CDS encoding helix-turn-helix domain-containing protein, translated to MLYEQTFLDRADLQKFQMFAAIKDTNVQTYTINTLSQHLDLSYQQGYNILQELFRDLTVLTKHPEKMKRKQISLLVDIDITVDDYHLYLLQHAIAFQFVDYIVQANHPSTDKFCRAHYISRSTLVRKTSALRNLLKRYQLKLSFSDLGFAGQESRIRLFLFAFYWIGYHGVDWPFKVLDEQKIVQEYTALPSAKKNPVDILEEVLFWAISRVRISGNHFVDGAAPFDKIFDEYSPFQYPVYTKEMFPAYDTRFMKSENDFFYFQQNRTITFLPTDATSDAFIRYLSDKKTVTTDFTKRLLAFLNAHVRPDSDFDVYHEHELVLNLARIALNNEFLGGDFMHIVDYYQPEGLPYTETKLYHTLQTFIAGLPDTPAYRRFLGKNAGFLRIIHYLLAPYLRYFSETPVVQVKLVYLGHDLLNRRLVNFLDDLSVVDLLPDDAPCQEADLVITSVDNEAAIRAAAPSDFKGEVATWIIDDDDSAIFQLYMLIRRLYLGKTASARSSETGTFKW